From Erigeron canadensis isolate Cc75 chromosome 8, C_canadensis_v1, whole genome shotgun sequence, one genomic window encodes:
- the LOC122579408 gene encoding protein NSP-INTERACTING KINASE 1-like, with protein MRFQRKIGAFCFLICFLWLFDYSNCLLSPKGVNFEVQALISIKASLLDPHGVLENWDADSVDPCSWTMVTCSSESLVIGLGTPSQNLSGTLSPSIGNLTNLQIVLLQNNHITGPIPVELGKLKKLQTIDLSDNHFTNEIPSSLGQLTSLQYMRLNNNSLSGPIPQSVANMTQLAFVDLSFNNLSGPVPRFPSKTFNIVGNPLICQTGAERECHGITLMPISMTLNTTDQDAYTLPRQKSHKVALAISTSLGCISLLIFGLALIWWRRKHSQEPFFDVKDRHHEEVSLGNLQKFQFRELQIATHNFSNKNILGKGGYGHVYKGQLNDGTYVAVKRLKDGGAAGGERQFQTEVEMISLAVHRNLLRLYGFCMTPTEKLLVYPYMSNGSVASRLKAKPVLDWGTRKKIALGAARGLLYLHEQCDPKVIHRDVKAANILLDDYCEAVVGDFGLAKLLDHQDSHVTTAVRGTVGHIAPEYLSTGQSSEKTDVFGFGILLLELITGQRALEFGKAANQKGAMLDWVKKIHQEKQLDILVDKDLKSNYDRIELEEIVKVAMLCTQYLPGHRPKMSEVVRMLEGDGLAERWEAAQGVESSSKFRTGELSSSERYSDLTEDYSLLGQAIELSGPR; from the exons ATGAGATTTCAAAGAAAGATTGGTGCTTTTTGTTTCTTGATATGTTTCTTGTGGCTTTTTGATTATTCAAATTGCTTGCTTTCACCTAAAGGTGTAAACTTTGAAG TGCAAGCTTTAATAAGCATAAAAGCTTCATTATTGGACCCTCATGGTGTACTTGAAAATTGGGATGCTGATTCTGTTGATCCATGTAGCTGGACTATGGTTACTTGCTCTTCAGAATCTTTAGTTATTGGTTT GGGAACACCTAGCCAAAATTTATCTGGCACACTTTCACCAAGCATTGGGAACTTAACCAATCTTCAAATTGT ATTGTTGCAGAATAATCATATTACAGGGCCAATCCCAGTAGAACTTGGCAAACTTAAGAAACTTCAAACAATTGATCTTTCTGATAACCATTTCACCAATGAAATCCCTTCTTCTTTAGGCCAGTTGACAAGTCTCCAATACAT GAGGCTCAACAACAATAGTCTTTCTGGACCAATTCCACAATCAGTAGCCAATATGACCCAACTTGCCTTTGT GGACTTATCTTTTAATAACTTAAGTGGACCAGTTCCCAGGTTTCCTTCCAAGACCTTCAA CATTGTAGGGAATCCTTTAATATGCCAAACAGGAGCTGAAAGAGAATGCCATGGAATAACACTTATGCCCATTTCAATGACTTTAAACACTACTGATCAAG ATGCTTACACTTTGCCACGACAAAAAAGTCACAAAGTTGCTCTCGCCATCAGTACAAGCCTTGGATGCATCTCTTTGCTCATCTTTGGCCTCGCGTTAATTTGGTGGAGGCGAAAACATAGTCAAGAACCTTTCTTCGATGTCAAAG ACCGGCATCATGAGGAAGTTTCGTTAGGAAATCTACAGAAATTCCAGTTCAGGGAACTTCAGATTGCAACACATAACTTTAGCAATAAGAACATATTAGGGAAAGGAGGTTATGGGCATGTCTATAAAGGGCAACTCAATGATGGGACGTACGTAGCAGTGAAGCGCCTTAAAGATGGTGGTGCCGCCGGAGGAGAAAGACAGTTTCAGACAGAAGTTGAGATGATCAGCTTAGCAGTACATCGGAACCTTCTCAGATTATACGGGTTCTGTATGACTCCAACAGAAAAGCTCTTGGTCTACCCTTATATGTCCAATGGCAGTGTTGCTTCGCGTCTGAAAG CAAAACCGGTCTTAGATTGGGGAACACGAAAGAAAATTGCATTAGGGGCAGCCAGAGGATTGTTATATCTTCATGAACAATGTGACCCAAAAGTTATTCATAGAGATGTGAAAGCTGCAAATATATTGCTTGATGATTATTGTGAGGCGGTTGTTGGTGACTTTGGGTTAGCAAAGCTTCTAGACCATCAAGATTCTCATGTTACCACTGCAGTTCGTGGCACAGTCGGCCATATAGCACCAGAGTATCTCTCCACTGGGCAGTCATCGGAAAAAACTGATGTTTTTGGATTTGGAATCCTTCTCCTTGAACTTATAACCGGACAACGAGCTTTAGAGTTTGGCAAAGCTGCTAACCAGAAAGGAGCAATGCTTGATTGG GTGAAAAAAATTCATCAAGAAAAACAATTAGATATTTTAGTTGACAAAGACTTGAAGAGCAATTATGATAGGATCGAATTAGAGGAAATCGTTAAAGTAGCAATGTTGTGCACACAATATCTTCCGGGCCACAGGCCAAAGATGTCGGAAGTTGTAAGAATGTTAGAAGGGGATGGACTTGCAGAGAGATGGGAAGCTGCACAGGGAGTCGAGTCAAGTTCAAAGTTCCGAACAGGGGAGCTTTCATCGTCAGAGCGATACTCAGACCTCACAGAGGACTATTCCCTGCTTGGACAAGCCATAGAACTCTCCGGTCCCCGATAA